The Halomonas sp. 7T genome contains a region encoding:
- the urtB gene encoding urea ABC transporter permease subunit UrtB, whose protein sequence is MRRFLSLGVLCLGALCLLLLSVTATAQAQTSAATVEADDAAALELLKALDVRSYPAKGEAIIAILQSDDERARDWLQSLLDGRLQRTDDGRFVVVLDNQGRDWPVADALTGEPLGEMSRRDLDRIGINNALRNQLRSAIAVVDLYSPNVERRRTSASRLLGEVDESLAESLGELIAEEEDAEVTRRLTQALAIYQVESGELEGVETLRGSLHPRVRVALSRAANDDDPIVADAANEALISIEQNLKINRGLETLYFGLSLGSVLVLAAIGLAITFGVMGVINMAHGELIMLGAYTTWMMQQLLPGQPGLALVLSIPAGFMVAALAGVAIERGVIQFLKGRPLETLLATFGVSLILQQLVRTVISPQNRSVVTPEWMSGSLVINDALSLTLNRMYVLGFALVVFAALMLIMRRTRLGLEVRAVTQNRAMARSMGIRATRVDIMTFALGSGVAGLAGVALSQLTNVGPNLGQNYIIDSFMVVVFGGVGNLWGTLVAGLSLGIINQVLEPWAGAVLAKIIVLVFIILFIQKRPRGLFPQKGRAAEG, encoded by the coding sequence GAGCTACTCAAAGCGCTGGACGTGCGCTCCTATCCAGCCAAAGGCGAAGCGATTATCGCTATTTTGCAAAGCGATGATGAGCGCGCGCGTGATTGGCTACAGTCCTTGCTGGATGGGCGTTTGCAGCGCACGGACGACGGCCGCTTTGTGGTGGTGCTCGACAATCAAGGGCGCGACTGGCCAGTGGCGGATGCCTTAACCGGTGAACCGCTGGGAGAAATGTCTCGGCGTGATTTAGATCGTATCGGTATCAACAATGCGCTGCGTAATCAGTTACGTAGCGCTATTGCCGTGGTGGATCTGTATTCGCCCAACGTTGAGCGCCGTCGTACGTCAGCCAGCCGACTGCTGGGTGAGGTTGACGAATCACTGGCCGAATCGCTTGGTGAACTGATCGCTGAGGAAGAAGACGCTGAGGTAACGCGCAGGCTGACCCAGGCGCTGGCGATTTACCAAGTCGAAAGCGGCGAGCTGGAAGGCGTTGAAACGCTACGAGGCAGCTTGCATCCGCGGGTTCGCGTCGCGCTTAGCCGGGCAGCGAATGACGATGACCCCATTGTAGCCGATGCCGCTAATGAAGCGCTGATCAGTATTGAGCAGAATCTTAAAATTAATCGTGGCCTAGAAACGCTCTATTTTGGTTTGAGTCTCGGCTCGGTGTTGGTGTTGGCAGCGATTGGCCTGGCCATTACCTTTGGCGTGATGGGCGTTATCAATATGGCCCACGGCGAGCTGATCATGCTGGGCGCTTATACCACCTGGATGATGCAGCAACTGTTGCCCGGCCAGCCGGGGCTGGCGCTGGTCCTGTCGATCCCCGCGGGCTTTATGGTCGCCGCGCTAGCCGGTGTGGCGATTGAGCGTGGTGTTATCCAGTTCCTGAAGGGCCGCCCGCTGGAAACCCTGCTGGCCACATTCGGTGTTAGCCTGATTTTACAACAGCTGGTGCGAACGGTGATTTCACCGCAGAACCGCTCCGTTGTGACACCGGAGTGGATGAGCGGCTCGCTGGTGATTAACGATGCGCTGTCGTTAACGCTCAACCGCATGTACGTGCTTGGTTTTGCGCTGGTGGTGTTCGCTGCGCTGATGTTAATTATGCGCCGCACCCGCTTAGGGCTTGAAGTGCGTGCCGTCACGCAGAACCGCGCCATGGCGCGTTCTATGGGTATTCGCGCGACCCGGGTGGATATCATGACCTTTGCGCTGGGTTCTGGCGTGGCGGGCTTGGCGGGCGTGGCGCTGTCACAGCTCACTAACGTAGGCCCCAACCTGGGCCAGAACTACATCATCGACTCCTTCATGGTGGTGGTGTTTGGCGGCGTGGGTAACCTGTGGGGCACGCTGGTGGCGGGGCTTTCGCTGGGGATTATCAACCAAGTGTTGGAACCCTGGGCAGGCGCCGTGCTGGCCAAGATTATCGTGCTGGTCTTCATCATCTTGTTTATACAAAAACGCCCGCGTGGACTCTTCCCGCAGAAGGGCCGGGCTGCGGAGGGCTAA
- the urtD gene encoding urea ABC transporter ATP-binding protein UrtD: MSLLQSLTTRDRVFDFMAPQASPVDVRHGPILYMEDVTVSFDGFKAINNLNLTIDDGELRCIIGPNGAGKTTMMDIITGKTRPNQGSVWFGSRHNLLQMNEPDIASLGIGRKFQKPTVFEALSVFENLELAMAADKRILPTLTARMTGEIKDRIDEVLETIGLTALRYQPAGILSHGQKQWLEIGMLLMQRPRLLLVDEPVAGMTEQEMERTAELLTGLAGKQSVVVVEHDMGFVRSIARKVTVLHQGSVLAEGSMDQVSSDPKVVEVYLGSDDEEAA; this comes from the coding sequence ATGAGCTTGTTGCAATCGCTAACCACGCGGGATCGGGTGTTTGACTTTATGGCGCCTCAGGCGTCACCGGTGGATGTGCGCCACGGCCCGATTCTGTATATGGAAGATGTTACGGTGAGCTTTGATGGCTTCAAGGCGATCAATAACTTAAACCTGACCATTGATGACGGTGAACTGCGCTGCATTATCGGCCCCAACGGGGCGGGTAAAACCACCATGATGGACATCATTACCGGCAAAACGCGCCCCAACCAAGGCAGCGTGTGGTTCGGCAGTCGCCATAATCTACTGCAAATGAATGAACCGGATATCGCCAGCTTGGGGATTGGTCGTAAATTCCAAAAGCCCACGGTATTTGAAGCGCTGAGCGTGTTTGAAAACCTGGAGCTGGCGATGGCCGCCGACAAGCGGATTCTGCCCACGCTGACCGCCCGCATGACCGGGGAGATCAAAGACCGCATTGATGAAGTATTGGAAACCATCGGCCTGACAGCGCTGCGCTACCAACCAGCAGGGATTCTTTCTCATGGTCAAAAGCAGTGGCTGGAAATTGGCATGCTGCTGATGCAGCGCCCGCGCCTGCTATTAGTGGATGAGCCGGTGGCCGGGATGACCGAGCAGGAGATGGAGCGTACCGCCGAGCTATTAACCGGCCTGGCTGGAAAACAGTCGGTGGTGGTGGTGGAGCACGACATGGGCTTTGTACGTTCTATTGCCCGTAAAGTGACCGTACTGCACCAGGGCAGCGTGCTGGCCGAAGGCAGCATGGATCAGGTCTCCAGCGACCCCAAGGTGGTTGAGGTGTATCTGGGCTCGGACGACGAGGAGGCTGCCTAA
- a CDS encoding RES family NAD+ phosphorylase translates to MSEVTAYRLVKRKFQESAFDGEGARLYGGRWNSPGSACVYVASSESLALLEIMVHLESYRLLNAYALLRLILPSESILSVGTEDLPENWQEAPAPAETADLGDGWLASGQSLALALPSVVVPRELNYMLNPAHPLFEQAIASAEELPFQPDPRL, encoded by the coding sequence ATGAGCGAGGTCACCGCTTACCGGCTGGTGAAGCGCAAGTTTCAGGAGAGCGCGTTTGATGGCGAGGGCGCACGGCTTTATGGCGGGCGCTGGAATAGCCCAGGCAGCGCCTGTGTGTATGTGGCAAGTTCCGAGTCGTTGGCGCTGCTGGAAATTATGGTGCATCTGGAAAGCTATCGGCTGCTCAACGCATACGCACTGCTTCGACTGATACTACCCTCGGAGAGTATTTTGAGCGTTGGAACGGAAGATTTACCAGAAAACTGGCAGGAAGCGCCAGCGCCTGCGGAAACCGCCGACTTAGGCGATGGCTGGCTCGCCTCCGGCCAGAGTTTGGCACTGGCACTCCCCAGCGTGGTGGTACCGAGAGAGCTTAATTACATGCTCAACCCGGCCCACCCCTTATTCGAGCAAGCCATTGCCAGCGCAGAAGAACTGCCGTTCCAACCCGATCCGCGGTTGTAA
- the urtE gene encoding urea ABC transporter ATP-binding subunit UrtE: MLAIEKLNQFYGESHTLWDLDLDVPAGQCTCVMGRNGVGKTTLMKSIMGEVAVKSGQLRYQSSDGEIELTKKAVEARSRLGIGFVPQGRQIFPLLTVEENLRTGLAARGDGLKKIPERIYELFPVLKEMKHRRGGDLSGGQQQQLAIGRALVIEPKLLILDEPGEGIQPNIVAQIGQVIRQLIKEDGLTVLLVEQKLPFARKYADRFVIMDRGRPVAKGEIAELSNELIKQHLTV; this comes from the coding sequence ATGCTGGCGATTGAAAAGCTCAACCAGTTCTACGGCGAAAGCCACACCTTGTGGGACTTAGACCTAGACGTGCCCGCCGGGCAGTGCACCTGCGTGATGGGCCGCAACGGCGTGGGTAAAACCACCTTGATGAAGTCCATTATGGGGGAAGTAGCCGTAAAAAGCGGCCAGCTGCGCTACCAGAGTAGTGACGGCGAGATAGAGCTGACCAAAAAAGCCGTGGAAGCACGTTCGCGGTTAGGGATTGGCTTTGTGCCCCAGGGGCGGCAGATCTTCCCGCTGCTCACCGTGGAAGAAAACCTGCGTACCGGCTTGGCAGCGCGTGGTGATGGTCTGAAAAAAATACCTGAGCGCATCTATGAGCTGTTTCCCGTGCTCAAAGAGATGAAGCATCGCCGGGGCGGTGACTTATCCGGCGGGCAACAGCAGCAGCTCGCCATTGGCCGCGCGCTGGTGATTGAACCGAAACTGCTGATTCTGGATGAGCCAGGGGAGGGCATTCAGCCCAATATTGTTGCCCAAATTGGCCAAGTCATTCGCCAACTGATTAAAGAGGATGGCCTCACGGTGCTGCTGGTCGAGCAGAAGCTACCCTTCGCCCGCAAATATGCCGACCGCTTCGTGATCATGGACCGTGGCCGTCCGGTGGCTAAAGGCGAGATCGCAGAGCTTTCCAACGAGCTGATAAAGCAGCATCTGACGGTTTAA
- the urtC gene encoding urea ABC transporter permease subunit UrtC — translation MSSTISLTTHSSSSQFWLTRPFGERATQIFLGVLFAALLLVTVLHLAVPQGHPLHVNAYTVNLFGKYLSYALLAVAVDLVWGYLGILSLGHGAFFAIGGYAMGMYLMRQIGDRGTYGDPVLPDFMVFLSWDSLPWYWLGFDMAWFAFAMVLIAPGLLALVFGFLAFRSRVTGVYLSIITQALTFALMLAFFRNEMGFGGNNGLTDFRELLGYNLRSNDTRLGLFIATGVALALGYILCRAIVTSKLGRVCVATRDAEARTRFIGYRVERFQLFVFVVSAMLAGLAGALYVPQVGIINPSEFSPIFSIEIVLWVALGGRATLYGAVIGAILVNYAKTVFTGVMPDAWLFALGALFVLVTVFLPKGVAGLLLHLKRRKQSDTVPKEATA, via the coding sequence ATGTCATCGACGATCTCATTAACGACGCACTCATCTTCAAGCCAGTTTTGGCTCACCCGCCCGTTTGGCGAACGGGCCACGCAGATCTTTCTTGGCGTGCTGTTTGCTGCGCTGCTGCTAGTGACCGTGCTGCATCTTGCGGTGCCCCAAGGGCACCCACTGCATGTGAACGCTTACACCGTTAACCTGTTCGGTAAGTACTTAAGCTACGCGCTGCTCGCGGTGGCAGTGGACTTAGTGTGGGGCTACCTGGGTATTTTGAGCCTGGGCCACGGGGCGTTTTTCGCCATTGGCGGCTACGCCATGGGCATGTACCTGATGCGCCAAATCGGTGACCGGGGCACCTACGGCGACCCGGTGCTGCCGGATTTTATGGTGTTTCTCAGCTGGGACAGCCTGCCCTGGTACTGGCTCGGTTTCGATATGGCCTGGTTTGCGTTTGCCATGGTACTGATAGCGCCAGGGCTGCTGGCGCTAGTGTTTGGCTTTCTGGCGTTTCGCTCGCGGGTGACCGGGGTGTATCTGTCGATCATCACCCAAGCGCTCACCTTTGCCCTGATGCTGGCGTTCTTCCGTAATGAAATGGGCTTTGGCGGTAATAACGGCCTCACCGATTTTCGCGAGCTGCTTGGCTACAACCTGCGCAGTAACGACACCCGCTTAGGTCTATTTATTGCTACCGGCGTGGCGCTAGCGCTGGGCTACATTCTTTGCCGCGCGATTGTCACCAGCAAGCTAGGGCGGGTGTGCGTGGCCACCCGGGATGCCGAGGCCCGCACGCGTTTTATTGGCTACCGGGTCGAACGCTTCCAGCTATTTGTCTTCGTGGTTTCCGCCATGTTGGCGGGCTTGGCGGGCGCGCTGTATGTGCCTCAGGTGGGCATTATCAACCCCAGCGAGTTCTCGCCGATTTTCTCGATTGAGATTGTGCTGTGGGTCGCGCTGGGCGGCCGCGCCACGCTATATGGCGCGGTGATTGGGGCGATTTTGGTTAACTACGCCAAAACCGTGTTTACCGGCGTGATGCCTGATGCCTGGCTGTTTGCCCTGGGCGCGCTGTTTGTCTTGGTTACCGTGTTTCTACCTAAAGGCGTGGCGGGGCTGTTGCTCCACCTAAAACGCCGCAAACAATCCGATACCGTGCCGAAGGAGGCTACCGCATGA
- a CDS encoding antitoxin Xre/MbcA/ParS toxin-binding domain-containing protein has translation MDIHFTHYQPPKTVASGFWQQIGLPARGRKLHELLHQGVEYRVYPQLAKVSGIEQKALARYVDIPSATLSRRAKSGRFKMAESDRLYRFAELFKAALDLFEGDVEGARAWLLKPNAGLGGRRPVEMSATSAEYQTVLNLIGRLEHGVSV, from the coding sequence ATGGATATCCATTTCACGCATTATCAGCCGCCCAAAACCGTGGCCTCCGGTTTCTGGCAGCAGATCGGCCTGCCTGCCCGGGGCCGTAAGCTGCATGAACTGCTGCATCAAGGTGTGGAGTATCGCGTCTACCCTCAGCTTGCCAAGGTGTCGGGGATCGAGCAGAAGGCGCTGGCGCGCTATGTGGATATCCCTTCTGCCACGCTAAGCCGCCGCGCTAAATCGGGCCGCTTCAAGATGGCAGAAAGCGACCGGCTGTATCGCTTTGCCGAGTTGTTCAAGGCGGCGCTGGATCTGTTCGAGGGTGACGTGGAGGGTGCCCGTGCTTGGCTGCTCAAACCTAATGCCGGGCTAGGCGGGCGTCGCCCCGTCGAAATGAGCGCTACCTCGGCGGAGTACCAAACGGTACTGAACCTGATCGGCAGGCTGGAGCACGGGGTGTCGGTATGA